In the genome of Pseudomonadota bacterium, one region contains:
- a CDS encoding DUF5615 family PIN-like protein, whose protein sequence is MGKLKIYIDENVDISIAKGLKKQGIEVLTAIDEGLIGKSDIEHFNYARKINAVLFTHDHHFLNIAKRANEKGLNHPGVIFSKMNKYGIGECIRRLSVYAEIITPEEMKNQIEFL, encoded by the coding sequence TTGGGAAAATTAAAAATCTACATAGATGAAAATGTTGATATTTCAATAGCAAAAGGATTAAAAAAACAAGGAATAGAGGTTCTTACTGCTATTGATGAAGGCTTAATCGGGAAATCCGATATAGAACATTTCAATTATGCCCGTAAAATTAACGCCGTCTTGTTTACCCATGACCACCATTTCCTTAATATTGCAAAGCGTGCAAATGAAAAGGGACTGAATCATCCAGGGGTTATTTTTTCAAAAATGAATAAATATGGTATTGGCGAATGTATTAGAAGGCTGTCTGTTTATGCCGAGATCATAACGCCTGAAGAAATGAAAAATCAGATTGAATTTTTATAA
- a CDS encoding serine acetyltransferase, translated as MNKKVKPVSRKQECKIDISNKMGFRREIPSLVNQLVMSYEKNDCFSHTDPEPIPSRASVIDILERVCRIVYPGYFTDTVLDEVNLNYCLGREATEFFDVLSQQATFAIRHDCIRFNQPCTGCEERGQKAAIQLMRDLPQLQKMLGDDIRAAYEGDPASKNFDEIIFSYPGLFAITVYRIANHLYKQNIPLIPRIMTEYAHGRTGIDIHPGVQIGERFFIDHGTGVVIGETTVIGDRVRIYQGVTLGALSLNKDECQQLRDKKRHPTIEDDVIIYANATILGGDTVIGRNSVIGGNVWLTESVPPDTVVFLKKPELIIREKR; from the coding sequence ATGAATAAGAAAGTAAAACCTGTAAGCAGAAAACAGGAATGCAAGATTGATATTTCTAATAAAATGGGTTTTCGCAGAGAGATCCCTTCATTGGTAAACCAACTTGTAATGTCATACGAAAAAAATGATTGCTTCAGCCACACAGACCCCGAGCCTATACCGTCAAGGGCATCGGTTATAGATATTTTAGAGAGAGTTTGCCGTATTGTTTATCCGGGATACTTCACAGATACTGTCCTTGATGAGGTTAATTTGAATTACTGTCTTGGTCGGGAAGCAACGGAATTCTTCGATGTGCTTTCGCAACAGGCTACTTTTGCAATAAGACATGACTGCATTCGTTTTAATCAACCCTGCACCGGTTGTGAAGAAAGGGGCCAGAAAGCTGCCATACAACTTATGCGTGATTTGCCTCAACTCCAAAAAATGCTTGGAGATGATATCCGTGCTGCTTATGAAGGAGATCCTGCTTCAAAGAATTTTGATGAAATCATATTCAGCTATCCGGGTCTCTTTGCCATTACTGTATATCGTATTGCCAATCATCTCTACAAACAGAATATCCCACTTATACCGAGGATCATGACGGAGTATGCCCATGGCCGCACCGGCATTGATATCCATCCGGGAGTTCAGATCGGCGAGAGGTTTTTTATCGACCATGGAACAGGCGTGGTTATTGGTGAAACAACGGTTATCGGCGACCGTGTTAGAATATATCAGGGTGTAACTCTTGGCGCACTTTCACTGAATAAGGATGAGTGTCAACAGCTAAGGGACAAAAAACGTCACCCTACCATCGAAGATGATGTGATTATCTATGCGAACGCAACCATACTTGGCGGCGATACGGTCATTGGCCGCAACTCTGTCATTGGCGGCAATGTTTGGCTTACAGAATCCGTTCCCCCCGATACAGTTGTATTCCTTAAAAAACCTGAGCTTATCATCAGGGAGAAAAGATAA
- a CDS encoding ParB/RepB/Spo0J family partition protein — MATKKTTVNPEFLYIPVEKIVVMEQVRSSINIETDSFKPLMQSIKDKGILEPLIVTAQDDGTYLLICGERRLVAAKQLGLETVPVRVIEAGKELGDTIALQLTENLQREDLNPIDQAKGILTYIQAKHPDKGYDVGGVMSELVRYKLRTDDISNQLTPTVGVIIEITGKSISTLFNIISLLKLSPEIQAEIRSGNLPVSQGYLFAANLECPDLKNIFDTVIKTPVTNATLERILTAYKKIKPAPVDTKPKSVKKQVKGLISIKTDFDKGIGTYIREDVEKYLYELQVFCNHVQQEMFITPYGKKRPPQV; from the coding sequence ATGGCAACAAAGAAAACAACTGTAAATCCTGAGTTTCTGTACATTCCCGTAGAAAAGATTGTGGTAATGGAACAGGTGAGATCAAGCATCAATATTGAAACGGACTCATTCAAGCCACTTATGCAGTCAATCAAAGACAAAGGTATCTTAGAACCTCTCATTGTAACAGCTCAGGATGACGGGACATATCTACTTATCTGCGGAGAGAGACGTCTTGTGGCAGCCAAGCAATTAGGACTTGAAACCGTACCGGTGAGAGTTATTGAAGCAGGCAAGGAATTGGGTGACACTATAGCCCTTCAACTGACTGAGAACCTCCAGCGGGAAGACTTAAATCCCATAGATCAGGCCAAAGGAATTCTTACATATATTCAGGCGAAACATCCTGATAAAGGGTACGATGTGGGTGGAGTCATGAGTGAGTTAGTAAGATACAAGTTGAGAACCGATGATATATCAAACCAGTTAACGCCAACAGTTGGCGTTATAATTGAAATCACTGGAAAGTCAATATCTACGCTGTTTAACATAATTTCACTTTTAAAACTTTCTCCTGAAATTCAAGCCGAAATCAGGTCGGGAAATCTCCCTGTTTCCCAGGGTTATCTTTTTGCCGCAAACCTCGAATGCCCCGATCTTAAGAATATATTCGATACTGTCATAAAGACACCGGTAACCAATGCTACACTTGAAAGAATCCTTACTGCGTACAAGAAAATCAAACCTGCCCCTGTTGATACAAAGCCCAAATCCGTTAAGAAACAAGTCAAAGGCCTTATATCCATAAAAACAGATTTTGATAAAGGCATTGGAACCTATATAAGGGAAGATGTTGAAAAATATCTCTATGAACTACAGGTTTTCTGTAATCATGTCCAGCAGGAGATGTTTATAACCCCATACGGCAAGAAAAGACCACCACAAGTATAA
- a CDS encoding flavodoxin family protein, which translates to MEVLILNGSARGQKGVTGRLLKSFVEGLIDGNASVTEFNVQSLDISPCTACLSCMHKTLGECAVKDDMEHIYKKMKKSDVLVLATPVYTDNMSAQLKKVMDRSVCCMQGFLNKDRFGRVRHLFSWRMPAKFMLISTSGFPEMETFEPLIATYRAQALNFGSEAVAEICVPGSIAIQMEPDALNRHIELIKKAGQEIAAKGSINAGILKELNTPPFTVEGYLIAAAKYESWCRKKLSETGQK; encoded by the coding sequence ATGGAGGTATTGATTCTTAACGGCAGCGCAAGAGGACAGAAAGGAGTAACGGGAAGATTGCTCAAGAGTTTCGTTGAAGGCTTAATTGACGGCAATGCAAGCGTAACAGAATTTAATGTACAAAGTCTTGATATATCACCATGCACAGCCTGTCTCTCATGTATGCACAAGACTCTGGGAGAATGCGCCGTCAAAGATGATATGGAACATATCTATAAAAAGATGAAGAAATCGGATGTGTTGGTGTTGGCAACGCCTGTGTATACTGACAATATGTCCGCCCAGCTAAAAAAGGTCATGGATCGCTCTGTATGCTGCATGCAGGGTTTTTTAAACAAAGATCGTTTCGGCAGAGTAAGGCACCTCTTTTCCTGGCGTATGCCGGCAAAATTCATGCTTATTTCCACATCGGGTTTTCCGGAAATGGAAACATTTGAACCGCTTATCGCTACATATCGCGCCCAGGCATTGAATTTCGGCTCTGAGGCCGTTGCGGAGATATGCGTCCCCGGTTCCATTGCTATCCAGATGGAACCGGATGCATTAAATCGGCACATTGAGCTTATCAAAAAGGCTGGTCAAGAAATTGCCGCTAAGGGGTCAATAAACGCAGGCATCTTAAAAGAGCTGAATACACCACCCTTTACAGTAGAAGGGTATCTCATTGCGGCAGCCAAATACGAGTCCTGGTGCCGGAAGAAACTGAGCGAAACAGGTCAGAAATAA
- a CDS encoding DUF433 domain-containing protein, producing MGVAAKRIDHPYITIDKKIRNGEPIIAGTGIRVLDIAIRYGLMGMSPEEITNAHPHLDLAQVHDALSYYYENKNVIDKIWKDELEEIEKLESVHSSVLEKKLGKIKNLHR from the coding sequence GAGTTGCAGCTAAAAGAATAGATCATCCTTACATAACAATAGATAAAAAGATTAGAAACGGTGAACCGATTATAGCCGGTACCGGCATTCGTGTTCTTGATATTGCAATAAGATATGGGCTTATGGGCATGTCTCCTGAAGAAATTACCAATGCACACCCGCACCTTGATCTTGCACAAGTGCACGATGCCCTTTCATATTATTATGAAAACAAAAATGTAATTGATAAAATATGGAAAGATGAGCTTGAAGAAATAGAGAAATTAGAATCCGTGCATTCATCAGTTCTGGAGAAAAAGCTTGGGAAAATTAAAAATCTACATAGATGA